Proteins co-encoded in one Quercus robur chromosome 8, dhQueRobu3.1, whole genome shotgun sequence genomic window:
- the LOC126694369 gene encoding 11-beta-hydroxysteroid dehydrogenase A-like → MDLLHKFLNIVLLPITLTVLLLFLLPFLFLKFLWSLKRSIYREHLAGKVILITGASSGIGEYVAYEYAKRGARLALVARREDRLQAVADRARKLGSPEVVVVRADVSKVEECKQFVEEIVNYFGRLDHLVNNAGVIQVRLFEEFTQFSDIASIMDINFWGSVYSTHYAVPHLRKSKGKIVVIASTAAWLGTPRLSFYNASKAALISFFETLRTEFGRDIGITIVTPGNVESEMTQGELFLEVEANWIPIETTEGCAKAILDSTCSGDMYLTEPSWMKAGFWVKTLCPEVFEWCFHSLFVSWPWTSKKD, encoded by the exons ATGGATTTGCTTCACAAATTCTTGAATATTGTACTCCTTCCTATAACTCTCACCGTATTACTTCTCTTCCTGCTaccatttctttttctcaagTTTCTTTGGTCCTTAAAAAGATCCATATATAGAGAACATTTGGCTGGTAAAGTCATACTCATTACCGGAGCTTCTTCAGGAATTGGTGAg TATGTTGCTTATGAGTATGCAAAGAGAGGAGCTCGTTTAGCCCTTGTTGCTAGAAGAGAAGATCGTCTTCAAGCAGTGGCAGATAGAGCCCGTAAGCTAGGGTCACCAGAGGTTGTTGTGGTTCGTGCAGATGTTTCCAAGGTTGAAGAATGTAAGCAATTTGTTGAAGAGATAGTGAACTATTTTGGACGAT TGGATCATTTGGTGAACAATGCTGGGGTAATACAAGTACGCTTGTTTGAAGAGTTCACCCAATTCTCTGATATTGCTTCAATTATG GACATAAATTTCTGGGGTTCAGTGTATAGCACCCATTATGCAGTACCACACTTaagaaaaagcaaagggaaGATTGTTGTAATTGCTTCAACTGCAGCATGGTTAGGTACTCCAAGATTGAGCTTCTACAAT GCAAGTAAGGCAGCCCTGATATCCTTTTTTGAGACATTGAGAACTGAATTTGGACGGGATATTGGAATTACAATTGTAACTCCTGGAAATGTAGAGTCAGAAATGACACAAGGCGAATTATTTTTAGAG GTTGAAGCTAACTGGATCCCAATTGAGACAACAGAAGGGTGTGCCAAGGCAATTTTGGACAGCACTTGCAGTGGAGACATGTATTTGACTGAGCCATCTTGGATGAAGGCGGGATTTTGGGTAAAAACCTTGTGTCCTGAAGTATTTGAATGGTGTTTCCACTCACTTTTTGTTAGTTGGCCTTGGACTTCAAAGAAGGACTAG